From a single Miscanthus floridulus cultivar M001 chromosome 8, ASM1932011v1, whole genome shotgun sequence genomic region:
- the LOC136474312 gene encoding receptor kinase-like protein Xa21 isoform X2, which produces MGQPKQPAKLAMFIALPLLLLCYEVGNIRCSTVHENSEDFQALVEFKQGITDPIGVLYNWNPDTHLCRWNGVNCSFERPYRVMYLSLTGQNLGGQISSSLGNLTFLGTLDLSNNSFHGPIPPLNKLQHLTTLYLESNHLQGFIPDTLTNCSNLAYLDLSGNNLIGVIPPRIGSLTNLASITLDSNYLTGGIPAALGNITTLQVVSFIQNRLNGKIPHEVMQMPNLTGLYLYQNDLSGEIPEVWQMPNILELSLATNNLSGRIPQTLSNVSSLQKLSLASNMLSNSLPSNIGEALPNLTILFLGENNFDGHIPASLGNPKGLEILDLSGNHFTGQIPSSIGNLSQLQFLNLERNMLQSSTYNEGWEFLQALGNCRSLSVLSLSNNKLQGSIPNSIANLSTNLTKLIMGGNSLSGIVPTSIEKFSALIQLSLDDNNFTGTIEDWVRNMTKLQHLNLQSNSFIGTIPPSIGNLTQLIYFSLAENQFTRFVPPSLGNLKQMLVLNLSYNTFQGSIPVEFGNFRQLTTLDLSSNRFSGEIPETMGQFQQIYNIRLDGNILTGNIPITFSNLKTLSILNLSHNNLSGLLPVYLNDLESLTKLDLSCNNFRGEIPANGVFDNATIVSLDGNPGLCGGATNLNVSSCHVVYRREKEIINYMVKILVPVFGFISLIMFIYITIHGKKMPRKQHVSFLSFGKKFPRVSYKDLEQATGGFSKSNLIGRGSYGSVYKGKLTQAKIEVAIKVFDLEIRFADKSFVSECEALRTIRHRNLVPVLTACSTIDNSGNDFKSLIYEFMPNGNLDTWLHQRQGGAAPKFLSLAQRISICVDMADALAYLHHDCGTPIVHCDMKPTNILLDDDMNAYLGDFGIANLIVDSRSMAVGHPGCSSSLTVTGTIGYIAPEYAQSVHASTCGDVYSFGIVLLEMITGKRPTDSMFEGRMQGL; this is translated from the exons ATGGGGCAGCCCAAAcagccggcgaagctcgccatgTTTATAGCACTGCCGTTGCTTCTGCTGTGTTATGAAGTAGGGAATATCCGTTGCTCAACTGTTCACGAGAACAGCGAAGATTTTCAGGCATTGGTCGAATTCAAGCAAGGCATCACCGATCCAATAGGAGTCTTGTACAATTGGAACCCCGACACCCACTTATGTCGGTGGAATGGTGTGAACTGCAGCTTCGAGCGACCATATCGTGTCATGTATCTCAGCCTCACTGGCCAAAACTTAGGTGGTCAGATCTCTTCCTCCCTTGGAAATCTAACCTTCCTTGGTACGCTTGATCTATCCAATAATAGCTTCCATGGCCCCATACCTCCTCTTAACAAGCTCCAACACCTGACCACCCTTTATCTAGAAAGCAACCATTTGCAGGGTTTTATTCCTGACACACTCACAAACTGTTCCAACCTAGCCTATCTGGATCTATCCGGAAACAACCTCATTGGTGTTATTCCTCCTAGAATCGGTTCTCTTACCAATCTGGCAAGTATCACCCTTGACAGTAATTATCTCACTGGGGGCATCCCGGCAGCCCTCGGGAACATCACCACTTTACAAGTAGTCAGTTTTATACAAAATCGGCTCAATGGAAAAATTCCCCACGAGGTTATGCAAATGCCAAACCTAACAGGGTTGTACCTATACCAAAATGACCTATCAGGTGAAATTCCCGAAGTTTGGCAAATGCCAAACATCCTAGAGTTGTCCCTAGCCACAAATAACCTGTCAGGTAGAATCCCACAAACTCTGTCTAATGTTTCTTCTCTTCAGAAGTTATCCTTGGCATCCAATATGCTAAGTAACTCGTTACCATCTAACATTGGCGAGGCTCTACCAAATCTCACCATTCTATTCTTGGGAGAAAACAATTTCGATGGTCATATTCCAGCTTCCCTAGGAAATCCTAAAGGTCTAGAAATTCTAGATCTCTCCGGTAATCATTTCACTGGACAAATCCCAAGCTCTATTGGAAACCTTTCACAGTTGCAATTTCTAAACCTCGAACGAAACATGCTTCAATCATCAACATACAATGAAGGCTGGGAATTCCTCCAAGCCCTGGGAAATTGTAGGTCTCTCTCAGTACTTTCGCTGTCTAATAATAAGCTACAGGGATCCATACCAAATTCGATTGCAAACCTATCCACCAATCTTACAAAACTGATAATGGGTGGAAATAGCCTATCGGGAATAGTTCCCACAAGTATTGAAAAATTTAGCGCCTTGATTCAACTATCATTAGATGACAACAATTTCACTGGTACAATTGAAGACTGGGTCAGAAATATGACAAAACTGCAACATTTAAATCTCCAATCTAACAGCTTCATCGGGACAATTCCACCTTCCATTGGAAATCTTACACAGTTGATATATTTCTCTCTTGCTGAAAATCAATTTACCAGGTTTGTACCACCTAGCTTGGGAAACCTCAAACAAATGTTAGTGTTGAACCTCAGCTATAACACTTTCCAAGGGAGCATACCTGTCGAGTTTGGTAACTTTAGACAACTGACCACACTAGATCTTTCATCCAATAGATTTAGTGGGGAAATTCCTGAAACAATGGGCCAATTTCAACAGATATATAATATTCGGTTGGATGGAAATATTCTTACAGGAAATATTCCGATTACTTTCAGTAATCTAAAGACCTTGAGCATACTCAATCTTTCCCACAACAATTTGTCAGGTCTCCTTCCAGTTTATCTAAATGATCTAGAATCTCTAACAAAACTAGACCTATCTTGCAATAATTTCCGAGGAGAAATACCAGCAAATGGCGTGTTCGATAATGCTACAATTGTTTCACTTGATGGAAATCCAGGATTGTGTGGAGGGGCAACGAATTTGAATGTGTCTTCATGCCATGTTGTTTATAGAAGAGAAAAGGAAATCATAAACTATATGGTCAAAATATTGGTCCCAGTATTTGGCTTCATCTCACTCATAATGTTCATTTATATTACAATCCACGGGAAGAAGATGCCAAGAAAGCAACACGTAAGTTTTCTTTCTTTTGGCAAGAAATTCCCTAGAGTTTCTTACAAGGATCTAGAGCAAGCTACAGGGGGGTTTTCAAAGTCCAACCTAATTGGAAGAGGAAGCTATGGCTCAGTATACAAAGGGAAGTTAACTCAAGCTAAAATAGAAGTTGCTATTAAGGTTTTTGACCTTGAGATCAGATTTGCAGACAAAAGTTTTGTTTCAGAATGTGAGGCTTTGAGAACCATTCGGCATCGGAATCTTGTTCCTGTACTAACTGCATGTTCAACAATAGACAATAGTGGTAATGATTTCAAATCCCTAATTTATGAGTTCATGCCCAATGGAAATTTGGATACATGGTTGCATCAAAGACAAGGTGGTGCAGCTCCAAAATTTTTAAGCTTAGCTCAAAGAATAAGCATATGTGTTGACATGGCTGATGCATTGGCCTATTTGCACCATGATTGTGGAACGCCTATTGTCCACTGTGATATGAAACCCACGAATATCCTTCTCGATGATGACATGAATGCTTATTTGGGAGACTTTGGCATTGCAAATCTCATTGTTGATTCCAGATCAATGGCAGTTGGACACCCAGGTTGTAGTAGTTCACTTACTGTGACGGGAACTATAGGGTATATTGCTCCAG AGTATGCTCAAAGTGTTCATGCATCAACCTGTGGCGATGTTTATAGTTTTGGAATAGTACTTCTAGAGATGATTACAGGCAAAAGACCAACGGATTCTATGTTTGAAG GAAGAATGCAAGGGCTCTAA
- the LOC136474312 gene encoding receptor kinase-like protein Xa21 isoform X1, which produces MGQPKQPAKLAMFIALPLLLLCYEVGNIRCSTVHENSEDFQALVEFKQGITDPIGVLYNWNPDTHLCRWNGVNCSFERPYRVMYLSLTGQNLGGQISSSLGNLTFLGTLDLSNNSFHGPIPPLNKLQHLTTLYLESNHLQGFIPDTLTNCSNLAYLDLSGNNLIGVIPPRIGSLTNLASITLDSNYLTGGIPAALGNITTLQVVSFIQNRLNGKIPHEVMQMPNLTGLYLYQNDLSGEIPEVWQMPNILELSLATNNLSGRIPQTLSNVSSLQKLSLASNMLSNSLPSNIGEALPNLTILFLGENNFDGHIPASLGNPKGLEILDLSGNHFTGQIPSSIGNLSQLQFLNLERNMLQSSTYNEGWEFLQALGNCRSLSVLSLSNNKLQGSIPNSIANLSTNLTKLIMGGNSLSGIVPTSIEKFSALIQLSLDDNNFTGTIEDWVRNMTKLQHLNLQSNSFIGTIPPSIGNLTQLIYFSLAENQFTRFVPPSLGNLKQMLVLNLSYNTFQGSIPVEFGNFRQLTTLDLSSNRFSGEIPETMGQFQQIYNIRLDGNILTGNIPITFSNLKTLSILNLSHNNLSGLLPVYLNDLESLTKLDLSCNNFRGEIPANGVFDNATIVSLDGNPGLCGGATNLNVSSCHVVYRREKEIINYMVKILVPVFGFISLIMFIYITIHGKKMPRKQHVSFLSFGKKFPRVSYKDLEQATGGFSKSNLIGRGSYGSVYKGKLTQAKIEVAIKVFDLEIRFADKSFVSECEALRTIRHRNLVPVLTACSTIDNSGNDFKSLIYEFMPNGNLDTWLHQRQGGAAPKFLSLAQRISICVDMADALAYLHHDCGTPIVHCDMKPTNILLDDDMNAYLGDFGIANLIVDSRSMAVGHPGCSSSLTVTGTIGYIAPEYAQSVHASTCGDVYSFGIVLLEMITGKRPTDSMFEGELSIANFVERNFPDQVLRIIDAHLQEECKGSNKAIVATENKGYRCVLSLVQVALACTFRLPRERMSMREVAINLHAIRKSYVTTTK; this is translated from the exons ATGGGGCAGCCCAAAcagccggcgaagctcgccatgTTTATAGCACTGCCGTTGCTTCTGCTGTGTTATGAAGTAGGGAATATCCGTTGCTCAACTGTTCACGAGAACAGCGAAGATTTTCAGGCATTGGTCGAATTCAAGCAAGGCATCACCGATCCAATAGGAGTCTTGTACAATTGGAACCCCGACACCCACTTATGTCGGTGGAATGGTGTGAACTGCAGCTTCGAGCGACCATATCGTGTCATGTATCTCAGCCTCACTGGCCAAAACTTAGGTGGTCAGATCTCTTCCTCCCTTGGAAATCTAACCTTCCTTGGTACGCTTGATCTATCCAATAATAGCTTCCATGGCCCCATACCTCCTCTTAACAAGCTCCAACACCTGACCACCCTTTATCTAGAAAGCAACCATTTGCAGGGTTTTATTCCTGACACACTCACAAACTGTTCCAACCTAGCCTATCTGGATCTATCCGGAAACAACCTCATTGGTGTTATTCCTCCTAGAATCGGTTCTCTTACCAATCTGGCAAGTATCACCCTTGACAGTAATTATCTCACTGGGGGCATCCCGGCAGCCCTCGGGAACATCACCACTTTACAAGTAGTCAGTTTTATACAAAATCGGCTCAATGGAAAAATTCCCCACGAGGTTATGCAAATGCCAAACCTAACAGGGTTGTACCTATACCAAAATGACCTATCAGGTGAAATTCCCGAAGTTTGGCAAATGCCAAACATCCTAGAGTTGTCCCTAGCCACAAATAACCTGTCAGGTAGAATCCCACAAACTCTGTCTAATGTTTCTTCTCTTCAGAAGTTATCCTTGGCATCCAATATGCTAAGTAACTCGTTACCATCTAACATTGGCGAGGCTCTACCAAATCTCACCATTCTATTCTTGGGAGAAAACAATTTCGATGGTCATATTCCAGCTTCCCTAGGAAATCCTAAAGGTCTAGAAATTCTAGATCTCTCCGGTAATCATTTCACTGGACAAATCCCAAGCTCTATTGGAAACCTTTCACAGTTGCAATTTCTAAACCTCGAACGAAACATGCTTCAATCATCAACATACAATGAAGGCTGGGAATTCCTCCAAGCCCTGGGAAATTGTAGGTCTCTCTCAGTACTTTCGCTGTCTAATAATAAGCTACAGGGATCCATACCAAATTCGATTGCAAACCTATCCACCAATCTTACAAAACTGATAATGGGTGGAAATAGCCTATCGGGAATAGTTCCCACAAGTATTGAAAAATTTAGCGCCTTGATTCAACTATCATTAGATGACAACAATTTCACTGGTACAATTGAAGACTGGGTCAGAAATATGACAAAACTGCAACATTTAAATCTCCAATCTAACAGCTTCATCGGGACAATTCCACCTTCCATTGGAAATCTTACACAGTTGATATATTTCTCTCTTGCTGAAAATCAATTTACCAGGTTTGTACCACCTAGCTTGGGAAACCTCAAACAAATGTTAGTGTTGAACCTCAGCTATAACACTTTCCAAGGGAGCATACCTGTCGAGTTTGGTAACTTTAGACAACTGACCACACTAGATCTTTCATCCAATAGATTTAGTGGGGAAATTCCTGAAACAATGGGCCAATTTCAACAGATATATAATATTCGGTTGGATGGAAATATTCTTACAGGAAATATTCCGATTACTTTCAGTAATCTAAAGACCTTGAGCATACTCAATCTTTCCCACAACAATTTGTCAGGTCTCCTTCCAGTTTATCTAAATGATCTAGAATCTCTAACAAAACTAGACCTATCTTGCAATAATTTCCGAGGAGAAATACCAGCAAATGGCGTGTTCGATAATGCTACAATTGTTTCACTTGATGGAAATCCAGGATTGTGTGGAGGGGCAACGAATTTGAATGTGTCTTCATGCCATGTTGTTTATAGAAGAGAAAAGGAAATCATAAACTATATGGTCAAAATATTGGTCCCAGTATTTGGCTTCATCTCACTCATAATGTTCATTTATATTACAATCCACGGGAAGAAGATGCCAAGAAAGCAACACGTAAGTTTTCTTTCTTTTGGCAAGAAATTCCCTAGAGTTTCTTACAAGGATCTAGAGCAAGCTACAGGGGGGTTTTCAAAGTCCAACCTAATTGGAAGAGGAAGCTATGGCTCAGTATACAAAGGGAAGTTAACTCAAGCTAAAATAGAAGTTGCTATTAAGGTTTTTGACCTTGAGATCAGATTTGCAGACAAAAGTTTTGTTTCAGAATGTGAGGCTTTGAGAACCATTCGGCATCGGAATCTTGTTCCTGTACTAACTGCATGTTCAACAATAGACAATAGTGGTAATGATTTCAAATCCCTAATTTATGAGTTCATGCCCAATGGAAATTTGGATACATGGTTGCATCAAAGACAAGGTGGTGCAGCTCCAAAATTTTTAAGCTTAGCTCAAAGAATAAGCATATGTGTTGACATGGCTGATGCATTGGCCTATTTGCACCATGATTGTGGAACGCCTATTGTCCACTGTGATATGAAACCCACGAATATCCTTCTCGATGATGACATGAATGCTTATTTGGGAGACTTTGGCATTGCAAATCTCATTGTTGATTCCAGATCAATGGCAGTTGGACACCCAGGTTGTAGTAGTTCACTTACTGTGACGGGAACTATAGGGTATATTGCTCCAG AGTATGCTCAAAGTGTTCATGCATCAACCTGTGGCGATGTTTATAGTTTTGGAATAGTACTTCTAGAGATGATTACAGGCAAAAGACCAACGGATTCTATGTTTGAAGGTGAGCTCAGCATTGCTAACTTTGTAGAGAGAAATTTTCCAGATCAGGTGCTACGTATCATTGATGCTCATCTCCAGGAAGAATGCAAGGGCTCTAATAAAGCAATAGTGGCAACAGAAAACAAGGGCTATCGATGTGTGCTATCCCTTGTTCAAGTTGCCCTGGCTTGCACGTTTCGATTACCAAGAGAAAGAATGAGCATGAGAGAAGTAGCCATTAACTTGCATGCAATCAGAAAGTCATATGTCACAACAACTAAATGA
- the LOC136477759 gene encoding receptor kinase-like protein Xa21: MMCHSNKQPAKLAMPMLILLPLLLLCYGVGIIHCSTVHENSIDLQALLDFKQGITSDPNEALSNWTMSSHFCHWNGVRCTTTRPWRVMLLVLNGSSLAGQISSSLGNLTFLGSLDLSYNNFVGPLPPLLGRLKRLQYLHLNNNNLSGTIPDELTDCSNLTKLDLSSNSLVGSISPKFGLLSNLQSVNFGTNQLDGSIPGELGQLSNLEYLLLDDNRLSGEIPLSFFSLSSLKSLGLEYNMLGKALPPNIGELLPNLIYITLENNSFEGPIPASLGNALGLEILDLSSNNFSGQIPTSLGKLSNLEILNLENNHLVAKYNQDWEFMNALRNCTSLNFLSLAYNELQGSLPQSISNLSASLQHLLLTGNSLSGQVRHGVGKLSSLIRLGLGKNSFSGSIEGWIDNLKSLQVLRLQSNNFTGLIPSFNNLTKLVNINLSGNEFAGSIPASLGNLPHLLLLDLSYNSLQGYIPPNFVNLEQLIQLDLSHNNLQGNIALDISKFPHLTDLCLSSNKFSGEIPDTFGKCQQLENLQMNENYLIGNIPTSFKGLLSLETLNLSHNNLSGTIPTFLKDLSLLDKLDLSYNYLQGEIPTNGVFANATAVSLMNNWGLCGGVRDLHMPVCPAVTWGTKWKRHWIIIPTLVFAFISLGMSIYIIFLGKKTSRRPYLLLLSFGKNFPRVSYNDIAQVTRNFSESNLIGKGSYGSVYRGKLNQAKIQVAIKVFDLNIRFADRSFVSECEALRTIRHRNLLPVLSACSTIDNNGNEFKALIYEFMASGNLDTWLHQKHGGVGVAPKGLGLAQRISICVDVADALAYLHHDCGRPIVHCDLKPTNILLDDDMNAHLGDFGIASLVVDSTGQSGCSSSLAVTGTIGYIAPEYAQTVHATTYGDVYSFGVVLLEMLIGKRPTDPMFEGELSIISFVERKFPDQVLDIIDAHVQEECKGFNKVTVGAENEAYRCVLSLLQVALACTLRLPRERMSMREVAINLHAIKKSYILSCSCGSSHLTRPRK, translated from the exons ATGATGTGTCATTCCAATAAGCAGCCAGCAAAACTAGCCATGCCCATGCTTATACTGTTGCCGTTGCTGCTGCTGTGCTATGGAGTTGGAATAATCCACTGCTCAACCGTTCATGAGAACAGCATAGATCTGCAGGCACTGCTCGACTTCAAGCAGGGTATTACCAGTGATCCGAATGAAGCCTTGAGCAACTGGACCATGAGCTCCCACTTCTGTCATTGGAATGGTGTCAGGTGCACCACAACGCGACCATGGCGCGTCATGTTGCTCGTCCTCAACGGCTCAAGTTTAGCTGGCCAAATCAGCTCCTCTCTTGGCAACCTTACTTTCCTGGGTTCTCTGGACCTCTCTTACAATAATTTTGTTGGTCCCTTGCCGCCTCTTCTTGGCCGCCTCAAACGGCTCCAGTATCTTCATCTGAACAACAACAATTTGTCTGGAACTATTCCTGATGAACTTACAGACTGCTCCAACTTGACCAAATTAGACTTGTCTTCAAATTCACTGGTAGGTTCAATTTCTCCGAAATTTGGCCTGCTCTCAAATCTACAATCTGTCAATTTTGGTACAAATCAACTCGATGGAAGCATTCCTGGCGAGCTTGGCCAACTGAGCAATTTAGAATACTTGCTCCTAGATGACAACAGGCTTTCAGGTGAAATTCCACTTTCCTTCTTTAGTCTTTCTTCTCTAAAATCTCTGGGTCTAGAGTACAATATGCTAGGAAAGGCATTGCCACCTAACATAGGAGAACTTCTCCCGAATCTCATTTACATTACCTTGGAAAACAACTCGTTTGAAGGTCCCATCCCAGCATCCCTAGGCAATGCTCTAGGGCTAGAAATATTGGACTTATCAAGTAACAATTTCTCAGGGCAAATTCCTACTTCTCTGGGAAAACTTTCGAATTTGGAAATCTTAAACCTTGAAAACAACCATCTTGTTGCGAAGTACAACCAGGACTGGGAATTCATGAATGCTTTAAGGAACTGTACATCTCTAAACTTCCTCTCACTCGCTTATAATGAGCTACAGGGATCTCTACCACAATCAATCAGTAACCTATCTGCCAGCCTTCAACATCTTTTGTTGACTGGAAATAGCTTATCTGGACAAGTTCGACACGGCGTAGGGAAACTTAGTTCCCTAATTAGGTTGGGGTTAGGTAAAAACAGTTTTAGTGGTTCAATTGAAGGATGGATTGATAACTTAAAAAGCCTACAAGTTTTACGTCTACAATCAAACAACTTCACTGGGCTAATCCCTTCCTTCAACAATCTTACTAAGTTGGTAAACATCAACCTAAGTGGAAATGAATTTGCTGGTTCCATACCAGCTAGCTTGGGAAATCTTCCACACCTCTTACTGTTGGACCTTAGCTATAACAGCCTTCAAGGGTATATACCACCAAACTTTGTAAACCTTGAACAACTCATTCAGTTAGACCTTAGCCACAACAATCTACAAGGTAACATAGCCCTAGATATTAGCAAATTTCCACATCTCACAGACCTATGTCTTTCATCAAACAAGTTTAGTGGAGAAATCCCAGATACTTTTGGCAAGTGCCAGCAATTAGAAAACCTCCAAATGAATGAAAATTACCTCATAGGAAACATTCCAACATCTTTCAAGGGCCTACTGAGCTTAGAAACACTAAATCTTTCTCACAATAACTTGTCTGGTACCATTCCAACCTTTTTGAAGGATCTATCACTTCTCGATAAGCTGGATCTTTCATACAATTATCTCCAAGGAGAAATACCAACCAATGGAGTATTTGCAAATGCAACAGCTGTTTCTCTCATGAACAATTGGGGGCTTTGTGGTGGAGTGAGGGATCTCCATATGCCTGTGTGCCCTGCAGTTACTTGGGGAACAAAATGGAAGCGCCATTGGATCATCATACCAACTCTAGTATTTGCCTTCATTTCACTCGGGATGTCAATTTACATTATATTCCTTGGGAAGAAAACATCAAGAAGGCCATACTTATTGCTCCTTTCTTTTGGTAAAAACTTCCCTAGAGTTTCTTATAATGATATAGCTCAAGTTACACGGAACTTTTCAGAGTCCAACTTAATTGGAAAAGGAAGCTATGGTTCAGTATACAGAGGGAAGTTAAATCAAGCCAAAATCCAAGTTGCTATTAAGGTTTTTGACCTTAATATAAGATTTGCAGACCGAAGTTTTGTTTCAGAATGTGAGGCTTTGAGAACCATCCGGCATCGGAACCTTCTTCCTGTACTAAGTGCATGTTCAACTATAGACAATAATGGTAACGAGTTCAAAGCTCTAATTTATGAGTTCATGGCCAGCGGCAATTTGGATACATGGCTGCATCAGAAACATGGTGGTGTAGGTGTAGCTCCGAAAGGTTTAGGGTTAGCTCAAAGAATAAGCATATGTGTTGATGTAGCTGATGCATTGGCCTATTTACACCATGACTGTGGAAGGCCTATTGTTCACTGTGATCTGAAACCAACTAATATCCTTCTTGATGATGACATGAATGCTCATTTGGGGGACTTTGGGATTGCAAGTCTTGTTGTTGATTCCACTGGACAGTCAGGTTGTAGCAGTTCACTTGCTGTGACGGGAACTATAGGGTATATAGCTCCAG AGTATGCTCAAACTGTTCATGCAACAACCTATGGGGATGTTTATAGTTTTGGAGTAGTACTTCTGGAGATGCTAATAGGAAAAAGACCAACTGATCCTATGTTTGAAGGTGAACTCAGCATTATCAGCTTTGTGGAGAGAAAATTTCCAGATCAAGTGCTAGATATCATCGATGCTCATGTCCAAGAAGAATGCAAAGGATTTAATAAAGTAACAGTGGGAGCAGAAAATGAGGCCTATCGATGTGTGCTATCCCTCTTGCAAGTTGCCCTTGCTTGCACGCTTCGATTACCAAGAGAAAGAATGAGCATGAGAGAAGTAGCCATTAACTTGCATGCCATCAAAAAATCATATATACTCTCATGCTCATGTGGAAGTAGCCATTTAACTCGCCCCAGAAAGTAA